Proteins encoded within one genomic window of Salipaludibacillus agaradhaerens:
- the yhfH gene encoding protein YhfH has translation MMKKTCPSFKSMAKKACGECGEPLKELTESYFMECERCLTKKSE, from the coding sequence ATGATGAAAAAGACGTGTCCTTCCTTTAAATCTATGGCTAAAAAAGCCTGCGGTGAATGCGGCGAACCACTTAAAGAGCTGACAGAGTCTTACTTTATGGAATGTGAACGCTGTCTTACTAAAAAAAGTGAATAA
- a CDS encoding glycoside hydrolase family 15 protein, with product MNYFIGKNQNNNAPISNGNVLAWIQQYDVGCRPVDRINQFFFKYFDMSSSLLDDNGSYVLVKDHNEKVWYDPYGFVQEKLGQIGEIVSINDTKYVDGFGIYEVVSHKGNTVVKTKTWAPPNTHSLVRSISAKTLRGNQSKASIYPVIHLKNIVQRLDNIFISRISENQWLAVTVFPVIDGISGDIGKAVTGERITIFEHSLLPTPLVFTMPTQPLPGPDYSPPVYQLFAAGDSKEQALHELERTRSEVKQSEQKTLRYWQLRHTQTVDVGPLPEKYDYFWKVSNTLIKMSLQSDGTPIIIGFKPYIGNVWIRDSLWVAATLALAGHLEDAVKALYATLSYLIERPDGNYYFAYNVVTKLPNEHAFENDTTGLILYGIWQVWSLTNDSSLLQDMWPIIKQSTDWILKNRDSTGLILPDAGIWETFGPHLDEHFEHMTWTSAISAFGLSKAAIMAEAVSENEKANQYRQGAAELIQAISRHNVHNGIVTRSLETKLLDASVSLFFSEYPIFPKEWLQPTIKAMRQRLEDPFIGGIWRHESLVTEEGDLKPWTGPTFWLGQAFLIDNDVNEAWRYFNHNYDNSAFCGLLPELLYSSGRPRGIGLPSYSQSGVIRSLLLYKHLYMPD from the coding sequence GTGAATTATTTTATTGGCAAAAATCAAAATAATAATGCCCCTATTTCTAATGGCAACGTATTGGCATGGATTCAACAATATGATGTAGGCTGCCGTCCAGTTGATAGGATAAATCAATTTTTTTTTAAATACTTTGACATGTCAAGTTCTCTGTTAGATGACAATGGCTCCTATGTTTTAGTCAAAGATCACAATGAAAAAGTATGGTATGATCCTTATGGTTTTGTCCAAGAGAAATTAGGGCAAATCGGCGAAATTGTTTCCATCAATGATACGAAATATGTCGATGGATTTGGGATTTACGAAGTCGTGTCCCATAAAGGCAATACCGTTGTTAAAACAAAGACTTGGGCCCCACCTAACACACATTCACTAGTGCGATCTATTAGTGCGAAAACCCTGCGAGGCAACCAATCCAAAGCGTCAATTTACCCTGTCATCCATCTGAAAAACATTGTTCAACGACTTGATAATATCTTTATATCTCGAATTTCGGAAAATCAGTGGCTCGCTGTGACGGTTTTTCCTGTTATCGACGGTATCAGTGGAGACATCGGTAAAGCTGTCACAGGGGAACGGATCACTATTTTTGAACATAGCCTCCTCCCTACTCCGTTAGTTTTCACCATGCCAACTCAACCGCTACCTGGACCGGATTATAGTCCACCAGTTTACCAACTTTTTGCTGCGGGCGATTCGAAAGAACAGGCACTTCACGAATTAGAACGAACGCGAAGTGAGGTTAAACAAAGCGAACAAAAAACATTACGTTATTGGCAACTGCGCCACACACAAACAGTCGATGTCGGTCCACTTCCAGAAAAATACGATTATTTTTGGAAAGTCAGCAACACGTTAATAAAAATGAGCTTACAAAGTGATGGCACACCGATTATCATTGGGTTTAAACCGTATATCGGAAATGTATGGATTCGTGATAGCTTATGGGTAGCGGCAACTTTAGCTTTAGCAGGACACTTAGAAGATGCTGTAAAAGCATTATACGCCACACTCAGTTATTTAATTGAGCGCCCTGACGGCAACTATTATTTTGCCTATAATGTCGTGACAAAGCTACCAAATGAGCATGCCTTCGAAAATGATACAACAGGCCTCATATTATATGGCATTTGGCAAGTATGGTCTTTAACCAATGATTCGTCATTGCTGCAAGATATGTGGCCTATCATTAAACAATCGACCGATTGGATATTAAAAAACAGAGATAGCACTGGGCTCATTCTCCCGGATGCAGGTATTTGGGAAACATTCGGCCCTCACTTAGACGAGCATTTTGAACATATGACTTGGACATCTGCCATTTCAGCATTTGGTTTAAGCAAAGCTGCCATAATGGCTGAGGCTGTCTCAGAAAATGAAAAAGCTAATCAATATAGGCAAGGTGCAGCCGAATTAATTCAAGCCATTTCACGGCACAACGTTCATAATGGCATTGTCACACGATCACTAGAGACAAAATTATTAGATGCTTCTGTCAGTTTATTCTTTTCAGAGTATCCTATTTTTCCAAAAGAGTGGTTACAACCTACGATAAAAGCTATGAGGCAAAGGCTAGAAGATCCGTTCATTGGTGGTATTTGGCGACATGAAAGTTTAGTCACTGAAGAAGGAGATTTAAAGCCATGGACAGGACCAACTTTTTGGTTAGGTCAAGCATTTTTGATTGATAATGACGTCAACGAAGCTTGGCGGTATTTTAATCACAATTATGATAATAGCGCATTTTGCGGACTCCTTCCTGAATTACTCTATAGCTCTGGCCGTCCTAGAGGCATTGGCTTACCAAGCTACTCTCAATCGGGCGTTATTAGATCTTTGTTGCTATATAAGCATTTATATATGCCGGACTAA